One window of the Acetomicrobium sp. S15 = DSM 107314 genome contains the following:
- the leuC gene encoding 3-isopropylmalate dehydratase large subunit — protein sequence MGMTAVEKIFSKHTGKDVRAGEFVFANVDLVLSNDITSPLTVEQFKKIGAKTVFDKDKIALVPDHFTPNKDVQSASNSKLLRGFAREHGITHYYEIGRMGIEHALLPEEGLTLPGDLIVGADSHTCTYGAAGALGIGIGSTDAAVAMATGKLWFRVPETIKFVFSGKLRPWVGGKDLVLAAISEIGVDGARYMAIEFSGAAIRELSMDGRFTMCNMAVEAGAKTAFIEPDEKTIEYVKPKAKKAFVPEVSDPDAHFAQEIRVDVDDMEPLVACPSSPANVKPVSELRGISVDQVVIGSCTNGRLEDLKIAASVLKGKKVHPHVRMIVIPATQRVYKDALKEGLVEIFLDAGAAFSTPTCGPCLGGHMGVLAEGEKAISTTNRNFIGRMGHPKSEVYLANPAVTAASGVLGRIGSPEEVLS from the coding sequence ATGGGCATGACTGCGGTCGAAAAGATATTTTCAAAGCATACAGGTAAAGATGTAAGAGCAGGGGAGTTCGTCTTTGCCAATGTGGATTTGGTCTTGAGCAATGACATAACCTCTCCTCTAACTGTAGAGCAATTCAAGAAAATTGGTGCAAAAACCGTGTTCGATAAAGACAAAATAGCCCTGGTGCCCGATCACTTTACGCCAAACAAAGACGTGCAATCGGCCTCAAATTCAAAGCTTCTTAGAGGATTCGCCCGCGAACATGGAATAACGCATTATTACGAAATCGGAAGGATGGGAATTGAACACGCACTTCTCCCGGAAGAGGGGTTGACCTTGCCAGGAGACTTGATAGTCGGTGCCGATTCTCATACATGCACATATGGTGCCGCGGGTGCACTGGGCATAGGTATCGGCAGCACCGACGCGGCCGTGGCTATGGCAACAGGCAAACTCTGGTTTCGTGTGCCAGAAACGATCAAATTTGTCTTCAGCGGAAAACTGCGCCCATGGGTCGGCGGCAAAGACCTGGTGTTGGCAGCAATAAGCGAGATCGGGGTTGATGGAGCGAGGTATATGGCTATCGAATTTTCAGGCGCTGCCATAAGAGAGCTTTCGATGGATGGCAGGTTTACCATGTGCAATATGGCGGTTGAAGCCGGGGCAAAAACGGCCTTTATCGAGCCAGATGAAAAAACCATCGAATACGTCAAACCGAAGGCGAAAAAGGCGTTTGTCCCTGAGGTCAGCGACCCAGATGCTCACTTTGCTCAAGAGATACGGGTAGATGTGGACGATATGGAGCCTTTGGTAGCTTGTCCATCAAGCCCGGCAAACGTCAAGCCCGTGAGCGAGCTCAGAGGTATATCTGTAGATCAAGTTGTAATCGGCTCGTGCACAAATGGCAGGTTGGAAGATTTAAAGATAGCGGCTTCCGTGCTAAAAGGCAAAAAGGTTCATCCTCATGTCAGGATGATTGTCATACCAGCCACGCAACGCGTTTACAAAGATGCCTTAAAAGAAGGCCTCGTAGAGATCTTCTTGGATGCCGGCGCTGCTTTCAGCACGCCAACATGTGGACCATGCTTAGGAGGGCATATGGGTGTGCTCGCTGAGGGCGAAAAGGCAATCTCTACCACCAATCGAAACTTCATCGGCAGGATGGGACATCCAAAAAGTGAAGTTTATCTCGCTAACCCAGCAGTAACGGCCGCTTCTGGCGTGTTGGGACGCATAGGGAGCCCAGAGGAGGTACTTTCATGA
- a CDS encoding TRAP transporter substrate-binding protein, which yields MKRSFAVILVLSFFVLGLFASGASAKEVLLKLSHTGAPTHHYQLGSLKFAELVEQKTSGEVKVQVYPSDSLAPQRESTEGAQFGTIDMVLTSSMIVSNFEPLIGVFDLPFIFTTREQTYSILDGPVGERVAKKVEGVGLVILAYWENGFRHITNNVRPIHTPDDLKGLKIRVPESPVSIDTFKALGALPTPISFGELYSALQLGVVDGQENPLAHLIESRFYEVQKHCSLTGHLYTAEPLIISKLVWERLTPDQQKALKEAAIEAGAYERNLSAERDKQYLQEAKDKGVQFVENPDIPAFKKAVQPVYDKYGPKFGDVFNEIIATSK from the coding sequence ATGAAGAGGTCATTTGCCGTGATATTAGTTCTCAGTTTTTTTGTATTGGGGCTTTTTGCTTCGGGAGCTTCGGCTAAGGAGGTTCTCCTGAAGCTGAGCCATACGGGTGCTCCCACCCATCACTACCAACTTGGCTCACTAAAATTCGCTGAATTGGTTGAGCAAAAAACCAGTGGCGAGGTCAAGGTGCAGGTCTACCCTTCGGACTCTTTGGCGCCGCAAAGGGAGAGCACAGAGGGAGCGCAATTTGGCACGATCGACATGGTCCTCACTTCTTCGATGATCGTGTCTAACTTTGAACCGCTCATCGGAGTGTTCGACTTGCCTTTCATATTCACTACCAGAGAACAGACATACTCCATCTTAGATGGTCCTGTTGGTGAGCGTGTGGCCAAAAAGGTTGAGGGCGTCGGGCTGGTGATTTTGGCATACTGGGAAAATGGGTTTAGGCACATCACGAACAACGTTAGGCCGATCCATACGCCGGATGATCTCAAGGGGCTTAAAATTCGCGTTCCAGAAAGCCCCGTGAGCATCGACACGTTCAAAGCGTTGGGAGCGCTTCCTACGCCGATTTCTTTCGGTGAACTTTATTCGGCATTGCAACTTGGAGTGGTTGACGGTCAAGAAAACCCACTGGCTCACTTGATCGAATCGCGATTTTACGAAGTGCAGAAACATTGTTCCCTTACGGGTCACTTGTACACAGCTGAGCCGTTGATAATAAGCAAACTGGTTTGGGAGAGGTTGACTCCCGACCAACAAAAAGCTCTTAAAGAGGCCGCCATCGAAGCAGGTGCTTATGAGAGAAACTTATCAGCGGAGAGGGATAAACAATATTTGCAAGAGGCAAAAGATAAAGGCGTTCAATTTGTCGAGAATCCCGATATTCCCGCATTCAAGAAGGCCGTTCAACCGGTTTACGATAAGTACGGACCGAAGTTTGGAGATGTTTTTAACGAAATAATAGCTACATCCAAATAG
- a CDS encoding 3-isopropylmalate dehydratase small subunit: MKIEGRVWKFGRDVDTDAVIPAKYLNLQDPKELGRHCMENIRPDFAKSAKPGDIVVAEENFGCGSSREHAPLALKGLGISCVIAKSFARIFFRNCVNIGLPILEAPEAVDAVGDGDELSVDLESGTIEDVTSGLKFKASPMPRLAKEIAEAGGLIEYAKQHLL, from the coding sequence ATGAAGATCGAGGGTCGTGTTTGGAAATTCGGCAGGGATGTGGACACGGACGCTGTGATACCTGCGAAATACCTAAACCTACAGGATCCCAAAGAATTAGGTAGACACTGTATGGAAAACATCCGCCCCGATTTTGCCAAAAGTGCTAAACCAGGAGACATCGTGGTGGCTGAGGAGAACTTCGGGTGCGGCAGCTCGAGAGAACACGCGCCGCTTGCCCTTAAAGGTTTGGGCATTTCCTGTGTCATTGCCAAATCTTTTGCCAGGATATTCTTCCGGAATTGTGTCAACATAGGTCTTCCCATATTGGAAGCACCGGAAGCAGTGGATGCCGTTGGGGATGGGGACGAACTTTCAGTTGACCTGGAAAGCGGAACTATAGAGGACGTTACCAGCGGCCTCAAGTTTAAAGCCAGCCCCATGCCGCGGCTGGCCAAAGAAATAGCAGAAGCAGGCGGCTTAATCGAGTACGCAAAGCAGCACCTTCTTTAG